The Stenotrophomonas sp. ASS1 genome segment CGGTGTCACAACAGGTACGCGCGATCTTCCTGCGCCATACCGACCTGGTCGAGCCGCTGTCGCTGGACGAGGCCTACCTGGACGTGACCGAGCCGAAGAGTGGCATCGAACTGGCCACCGACATCGCCCGCACCATCCGCGCGCAGATCCGCGAGGAGACGAACCTGACCGCTTCAGCCGGGATCGCGCCGAACAAGTTCCTGGCCAAGATCGCTTCGGACTGGCGCAAGCCCGACGGCCAGTTCGTGATTCCACCGCAGCGGGTGGACGCCTTCCTGCTGCCATTGCCGGTGAACCGCGTGCCCGGCGTCGGCAAGGTGATGGAAGGCAAGCTGGCCGCGCGCGGCATCGTCACCTGCGGCGACCTGCGGCAGTGGGCACTGATCGACCTGGAAGAGGCGTTCGGCAGTTTCGGCCGCAGCCTATACAACCGCGCACGCGGCATCGACGAGCGGCCGGTGGAGCCGGACCAGCAGGTGCAGTCGATTTCCTCCGAAGACACCTTCGCCGAGGATCTGCCGCTGGAAGATCTGGGTGAGGCCATCGTGCAGCTGGCGGAGAAGACCTGGAACGCCACCCGCAAGACCGAACGCGTCGGCCATACCGTGGTGCTGAAACTGAAGACCGCGCAGTTCCGCATCCTCACCCGCAGTTTCACCCCGGAGCGCCCGCCGGAATCGATGGAAGAACTGCGCGACATCGCCCTGGCCCTGCGCGCCCGCGTCGACCTGCCGGCGGAGACACGTTACCGCCTGGTCGGCGTCGGGCTGGGCGGCTTCCGCGAAAAGGAACCGATGGTGCAGGGCGAATTGTTCGAGCACGGGCCGAACGAGTCCCCACGTAGCTGATCTTCGTGTCGACCAAGGTCGACACCTACCAAGAGCAGGTCATGCCATCCAGACAGGTTGCGGAGACATGCCATCCCACAGATAGGCAGCTGTTGCTGTTGCTTCGGCTGTTGCTG includes the following:
- the dinB gene encoding DNA polymerase IV, giving the protein MTRLRKIIHVDMDAFYASVEQRDDPSLRGKPVVVAWRGARSVVCAASYEARVFGVRSAMPAVRAERLCPDAIFVPPDFARYKAVSQQVRAIFLRHTDLVEPLSLDEAYLDVTEPKSGIELATDIARTIRAQIREETNLTASAGIAPNKFLAKIASDWRKPDGQFVIPPQRVDAFLLPLPVNRVPGVGKVMEGKLAARGIVTCGDLRQWALIDLEEAFGSFGRSLYNRARGIDERPVEPDQQVQSISSEDTFAEDLPLEDLGEAIVQLAEKTWNATRKTERVGHTVVLKLKTAQFRILTRSFTPERPPESMEELRDIALALRARVDLPAETRYRLVGVGLGGFREKEPMVQGELFEHGPNESPRS